From one Gracilibacillus salinarum genomic stretch:
- a CDS encoding helix-turn-helix domain-containing protein, translating into MRQIKLTLDGHIKRLGYSQKEFAELSGLRTATISQLVNNKYDRIQLAHLLTVMETLKITDFNEILTIEEPPE; encoded by the coding sequence ATGCGACAAATAAAACTCACTCTCGACGGCCACATTAAACGGCTAGGATACTCACAAAAAGAGTTTGCAGAGTTATCCGGATTACGTACTGCAACAATTAGCCAGTTAGTTAACAATAAATATGACCGTATTCAACTGGCGCACCTGTTAACGGTTATGGAGACGCTAAAAATTACCGACTTTAACGAAATACTTACGATAGAAGAACCTCCGGAGTAA
- a CDS encoding tyrosine-type recombinase/integrase — translation MTKRKPSLSVQTDLTDLSEAFRSSSDGKKKGYPINKALTTVIKQMRASGLRPRTINDYELHVNHFVEVTGVSYVEDITVNCIYEWLSSMNVNNQTKLTRLKCLKAFLSRCLDNGWITVNFWRSIRIKVDNPVKEGATDKELNILLTMLDLSRFTELRDATAALLMYQTGVRVGTLTELQEKHVNLDEKILRIDGGLIKNHQAIYLPFDNVLYRLLDALIKQNTVIRSEHKEDNRYLFVTKNGTKIASDVNNHNNIIKRLNKHAREYGLKNINPHALRRGFAKNLLRKGANIALISKALGHSDIGITTRYLHLDREEVAESLRNFL, via the coding sequence ATGACGAAAAGGAAACCGTCACTATCCGTACAAACCGATTTAACCGACTTGTCGGAGGCTTTTCGAAGCTCCTCCGATGGTAAGAAGAAGGGTTATCCGATTAATAAAGCGCTAACAACCGTTATAAAGCAAATGAGAGCATCCGGATTACGTCCGCGAACCATTAACGACTACGAGCTACACGTTAACCACTTCGTAGAAGTAACCGGAGTCTCTTACGTAGAAGATATAACGGTTAACTGCATCTACGAATGGTTGTCGTCCATGAACGTTAACAACCAAACAAAACTGACGCGCCTAAAGTGTTTGAAGGCGTTTCTTAGTCGTTGTTTAGATAACGGCTGGATAACCGTTAACTTTTGGCGGAGTATCCGTATTAAAGTCGACAATCCTGTTAAAGAGGGCGCCACCGACAAGGAGTTAAACATTCTATTAACGATGTTAGACTTGTCGAGATTTACCGAGCTAAGAGACGCAACCGCAGCGCTATTAATGTATCAAACCGGAGTACGAGTCGGAACGTTGACGGAATTACAGGAGAAGCACGTTAACCTTGACGAAAAAATACTACGCATTGACGGCGGATTAATTAAGAATCATCAAGCGATATACCTTCCGTTTGATAACGTACTGTATCGACTACTTGACGCCTTGATTAAACAGAATACCGTTATCCGCAGCGAGCATAAAGAGGACAACCGTTATTTATTCGTGACCAAAAACGGCACAAAGATCGCTAGTGACGTTAACAACCACAACAACATAATTAAACGGTTGAATAAGCACGCCAGAGAATACGGACTAAAGAACATAAATCCTCACGCACTTAGACGAGGGTTTGCGAAGAATCTGTTACGCAAGGGAGCGAACATTGCTCTAATCTCGAAAGCGCTAGGGCATAGCGATATAGGGATTACGACTAGATACCTGCACTTAGACCGTGAAGAAGTAGCCGAAAGCTTACGTAACTTTTTATAG
- a CDS encoding recombinase family protein, with the protein MKIGYARVSTADQSLSVQEDALNSAGVERLYSEKDSGGKWQRKELHRMLDALRPGDTLIVYKLDRLARSQKQLQDIAHMLKSGDIELVSISEQLDTRTPMGKAMFGMIGIMAELERDMIRERTTAGLASARARGRKGGRPKADPAKVKKALALYDSKEYSVPQITEETGISKALLYKELNKRKQSGVGS; encoded by the coding sequence ATGAAAATCGGATATGCTCGCGTTAGTACGGCTGACCAATCGCTAAGTGTACAAGAAGACGCTTTAAACAGTGCCGGAGTTGAACGCCTATACTCGGAGAAAGATTCCGGTGGAAAATGGCAGCGCAAGGAATTACACCGAATGCTGGATGCCTTACGCCCTGGCGACACGTTAATCGTGTATAAACTTGACCGCTTAGCACGGTCACAGAAACAGTTACAAGACATCGCTCACATGTTGAAGAGTGGCGACATAGAACTCGTTAGTATCTCGGAACAGCTCGACACTAGGACGCCAATGGGTAAAGCTATGTTCGGAATGATCGGCATTATGGCGGAGTTAGAGCGTGACATGATTCGAGAACGTACAACGGCGGGCTTAGCGTCTGCACGTGCTAGAGGACGTAAAGGCGGACGTCCTAAGGCTGATCCTGCGAAGGTTAAAAAGGCGCTTGCGTTATACGATAGCAAAGAGTATTCCGTACCTCAGATAACGGAAGAGACCGGCATCAGTAAGGCGTTATTGTATAAGGAACTTAATAAACGGAAACAGTCTGGCGTAGGGAGTTAG
- a CDS encoding XTP/dITP diphosphatase encodes MKELIIATKNEGKMRDFRRLFEPYGIKVLSLIDLTDPVEDIEETGTTFEANAAIKAEAICQKFNTAVIADDSGIAIDALDGAPGVYSARYAGEKKDDQANLEKVLNELADVPREDRTGRFVCVLAIAQPEKETIFKRGECEGTIAFEQAGAHGFGYDPIFYPSDSAKTMAELTPEEKNQISHRRKALDQIENWVKQL; translated from the coding sequence ATGAAGGAATTAATCATTGCCACAAAAAATGAAGGGAAAATGAGAGACTTTCGCCGTTTATTTGAACCATACGGCATTAAGGTTCTTTCCCTGATAGATTTAACAGATCCGGTAGAAGACATTGAAGAAACCGGCACAACGTTTGAAGCCAATGCTGCGATTAAAGCCGAGGCGATCTGCCAAAAGTTTAATACAGCCGTGATAGCAGATGATTCAGGCATCGCTATTGATGCATTAGATGGAGCACCAGGCGTGTATTCTGCCCGATATGCGGGAGAGAAAAAAGATGATCAGGCAAATCTTGAAAAAGTGTTAAACGAGCTAGCAGATGTTCCCCGTGAAGACCGTACCGGCAGGTTTGTATGCGTACTTGCTATCGCTCAACCTGAGAAGGAGACAATTTTCAAGCGTGGTGAGTGTGAGGGGACGATCGCCTTTGAACAAGCAGGGGCACATGGTTTTGGTTATGATCCCATTTTTTATCCGTCTGACAGTGCTAAAACGATGGCAGAATTGACACCCGAAGAAAAAAATCAAATCAGTCATCGCCGAAAAGCGTTAGATCAGATCGAGAACTGGGTAAAACAGTTGTAA
- the rph gene encoding ribonuclease PH, producing MRETGREIDQLRPIDIQTDFTKHAEGSVLITVGDTKVICNASVEDRVPPFMRGSGKGWITAEYAMLPRATETRNIRESSKGKVSGRTMEIQRLIGRSLRAVVDLDSIGERTIWVDCDVIQADGGTRTASITGAFVAVVHALGKLLKDEKIKSMPITDYLAAISVGVLPDGTEILDLEYSEDSQAHVDMNVVMTGKGQFVELQGTGEEATFSTEQLNQMLALADKGMKEIFTIQEEAIKPYQINLDQA from the coding sequence ATGCGCGAAACAGGGAGAGAAATAGATCAACTTAGACCTATCGATATCCAAACGGATTTCACCAAACATGCAGAAGGATCTGTATTAATTACAGTAGGTGATACGAAGGTCATTTGTAACGCTAGTGTGGAGGATCGTGTTCCACCTTTTATGAGAGGTTCAGGAAAAGGCTGGATTACAGCAGAATATGCGATGCTGCCAAGAGCTACAGAAACAAGAAACATTCGGGAATCTTCTAAAGGAAAGGTTTCGGGCAGAACGATGGAGATCCAGCGGTTAATCGGACGTTCACTGCGAGCGGTTGTCGATTTAGATTCGATTGGTGAACGTACCATTTGGGTGGATTGTGACGTCATCCAGGCAGATGGAGGTACGAGAACCGCATCGATCACAGGAGCATTTGTGGCAGTGGTTCATGCGTTAGGAAAACTTTTAAAAGATGAAAAAATCAAATCAATGCCGATAACTGATTATTTAGCGGCCATTTCTGTCGGCGTGTTACCAGATGGTACAGAAATCTTAGACTTGGAGTACTCAGAAGATTCCCAGGCACATGTGGATATGAATGTCGTGATGACTGGTAAAGGTCAATTTGTTGAGCTGCAAGGAACTGGCGAAGAAGCGACGTTTTCAACTGAACAGTTAAATCAGATGTTGGCATTAGCTGATAAAGGCATGAAAGAGATTTTTACTATACAAGAAGAGGCAATCAAACCGTATCAGATCAATCTTGATCAAGCGTAA
- a CDS encoding metallophosphoesterase family protein — MPKILIISDSHGWTDEVIAIKQRHQDEVHTMIHCGDSELAYDGTELAGFEKVQGNMDMDFQFPEEVDFRVGNMHFFVTHGHLHQVNSTLMPLSYRAKELGANIICFGHTHRAGAEKVNGQLFINPGSIRQPRTAHPGSYAILSADDALTDIELRFFTKEGTEITSLAYQTSLNE, encoded by the coding sequence ATGCCAAAAATTCTAATAATAAGTGATAGTCATGGATGGACAGATGAAGTGATAGCAATCAAACAGCGTCACCAGGACGAAGTACATACGATGATACATTGCGGCGATTCAGAGTTAGCTTATGATGGAACAGAATTGGCTGGTTTTGAGAAAGTCCAAGGTAATATGGATATGGATTTTCAGTTTCCAGAAGAAGTTGATTTTCGCGTAGGTAACATGCATTTTTTCGTAACGCACGGACATTTACATCAAGTGAATTCTACATTAATGCCATTATCCTATCGGGCGAAAGAATTGGGAGCAAACATCATTTGTTTCGGTCATACGCACAGAGCTGGTGCTGAGAAAGTTAATGGTCAGCTTTTTATCAATCCAGGCAGTATACGCCAGCCGAGAACAGCACATCCAGGTTCTTATGCAATATTATCAGCGGATGATGCATTAACGGATATAGAGCTTCGCTTTTTTACAAAAGAGGGCACGGAAATAACAAGCCTTGCTTACCAAACTTCTTTGAATGAGTAA
- a CDS encoding GerMN domain-containing protein, producing MKIDVTKKILGVALLCMFFFLAGCGVFEGEQTMEQMDAPPEDAEMTDDLENVPGEETDEAEENAAEEGETEGEGDTEGEESTDAGQTVTRVLYLMDQSGLVVPQEVDLPAPQSKEVAKQVLEYLVKDGPVSSMLPNGFEAVLPAGTEIIDLNLESDGTIVVNVSEDFKTYQAEDEQKILESMTYTLTQFENVKRVKLWINGEEQAEMPVNGTPISEGYSRANGINVLQAKGIDLMESKATTLYFPMQGDNEVYYVPITQHVSVDKDNQFQSVVQALLNGPAYELNMQPYINTGSQLAAEPVMEDGVLSLTFNESILSNSEKSVIADEVMKSIVLTLTEQEGIDAVNVSIENHEEVMGENGQPYTEPVSRDMVTPTESI from the coding sequence ATGAAAATCGATGTGACTAAAAAAATCTTAGGGGTTGCATTACTGTGTATGTTTTTCTTTTTAGCTGGTTGTGGTGTTTTTGAAGGAGAGCAAACAATGGAACAAATGGATGCCCCTCCAGAAGACGCAGAAATGACAGATGATCTGGAAAATGTACCTGGCGAAGAAACAGACGAAGCAGAAGAAAATGCTGCTGAAGAAGGAGAAACAGAAGGAGAAGGGGATACAGAAGGAGAAGAATCAACTGATGCTGGACAGACGGTGACAAGAGTATTGTACTTAATGGATCAAAGTGGACTAGTTGTGCCTCAAGAAGTGGATTTACCGGCACCACAATCAAAAGAAGTAGCAAAACAAGTGTTAGAATATCTTGTGAAGGACGGTCCTGTTTCTTCGATGTTACCAAATGGTTTTGAAGCAGTATTGCCTGCAGGAACTGAGATTATCGATTTGAACTTAGAATCAGACGGTACGATCGTAGTCAATGTGTCAGAGGACTTTAAAACATACCAGGCTGAAGATGAGCAAAAAATTCTTGAGTCGATGACATATACATTAACGCAATTTGAGAATGTGAAGCGCGTCAAGCTATGGATCAACGGAGAAGAACAAGCAGAAATGCCGGTGAATGGCACACCGATATCAGAAGGCTATTCACGAGCTAACGGTATTAACGTGTTGCAGGCAAAAGGCATTGACTTGATGGAAAGTAAAGCTACTACGCTTTACTTTCCAATGCAAGGTGACAATGAAGTCTACTATGTACCAATTACGCAGCATGTTTCTGTTGACAAAGACAATCAATTCCAATCAGTTGTACAAGCTTTATTGAATGGACCGGCATATGAATTGAATATGCAGCCATATATTAATACAGGTTCACAGCTTGCAGCAGAACCAGTGATGGAAGATGGCGTATTATCTTTAACATTCAATGAAAGCATTTTATCTAACAGCGAGAAGAGCGTAATAGCGGATGAAGTCATGAAGTCGATTGTATTAACCTTAACTGAGCAGGAAGGCATTGATGCGGTAAATGTATCAATCGAAAACCATGAAGAAGTTATGGGTGAAAATGGACAACCGTACACAGAGCCTGTCTCACGTGACATGGTCACACCTACAGAAAGTATCTAA